One Vulpes lagopus strain Blue_001 unplaced genomic scaffold, ASM1834538v1 ctg288, whole genome shotgun sequence genomic region harbors:
- the LOC121483864 gene encoding olfactory receptor 4S2-like: protein MEVANNVTEFIFLGLSQDPGMQLMFFALFLFFYIVIMVGNLLILLTVFSDPRLHTPMYFFLSNLSFVDIAYSSATAPKMIADFVSEKKTISYWGCVTQMFTFHFFGCAEIFVLTVMAFDRYAAICQPLRYTTIMSANACIVLASLSWLGALGHSFVQTLLTFQLPFCHNQVIDHYFCDVHPVLKLACADTTLVNMLVIANSGLISLGCFLILLASYTVILFSLRKRSSESRRKALSTCGSHFTVVTFFFVPCIFIYLRPSTTFPLDKAVSVFYTTITPMLNPLIYTLRNEDVKNAMKRIWNNMVSLKEK from the coding sequence ATGGAAGTGGCTAACAATGTCACTGAGTTTATATTCCTAGGCctctcccaggatcctggaatgcAGCTGATGTTCTTTGCCTTGTTCCTCTTCTTCTACATCGTGATCATGGTGGGAAACCTGCTCATTCTACTTACAGTCTTCTCTGATCCCCGGCTCCACACACCCATGTATTTCTTCCTCAGTAACCTGTCCTTTGTGGACATTGCCTATTCCTCAGCCACAGCACCCAAGATGATTGCAGACTTTGTTTCTGAGAAAAAGACCATTTCCTACTGGGGTTGTGTAACTCAGATGTTTACCTTCCACTTTTTTGGTTGTGCTGAGATTTTTGTCTTGACCGTTATGGCTTTTGACCGTTATGCTGCCATCTGCCAGCCTCTCCGTTATACGACCATCATGAGTGCCAATGCTTGTATCGTGCTGGCATCACTGTCCTGGCTGGGAGCGCTGGGTCATTCCTTTGTTCAGACCCTCCTGACCTTTCAGCTGCCTTTCTGCCATAATCAGGTCATTGACCACTACTTCTGTGATGTCCACCCAGTCCTAAAGCTTGCCTGTGCTGATACAACCCTGGTAAATATGTTGGTGATTGCCAACAGTGGTCTCATCTCTTTAGGGTGCTTCCTCATTCTTCTGGCCTCCTACACTGTCATTCTCTTTAGTCTTCGCAAGAGGTCTTCAGAGAGCCGGCGCAAGGCTCTTTCTACCTGCGGGTCTCATTTCACTGTAGTAACGTTCTTCTTTGTCCCTTGTATCTTTATTTACCTCCGTCCATCCACTACTTTCCCCCTGGATAAGGCTGTATCTGTGTTCTATACTACCATCACCCCAATGCTGAACCCGCTCATCTACACTCTGAGGAATGAGGATGTAAAGAATGCCATGAAACGGATATGGAATAACATGGTCTCcttgaaggaaaagtaa